A window of Pirellulales bacterium contains these coding sequences:
- the hisA gene encoding 1-(5-phosphoribosyl)-5-[(5-phosphoribosylamino)methylideneamino]imidazole-4-carboxamide isomerase, which yields MQIWPAIDLRGGKCVRLQQGDYNRETVFGDDPVAMARHWVAEGAQYLHLVDLDGARDGRPTNLPSVQAILAAVDVPCELGGGIRDEATIRTLLQAGLSRLVIGTRALREPEWFRALCREFPGRLVLGIDARDGNVATDGWLATSSVPATDLARQFTSEPVAAIIYTDIAADGMLCGPNLSAMAEMRDATSLPVVASGGVHTVDDVCRLAALRLAGCVIGRALYDAKFTVREALSAAERRSTDN from the coding sequence ATGCAAATCTGGCCGGCGATCGACTTGCGCGGCGGCAAATGTGTCCGCCTACAACAAGGCGATTACAACCGTGAGACCGTTTTCGGCGACGATCCCGTTGCCATGGCGCGGCATTGGGTCGCCGAAGGCGCTCAGTATCTGCATCTCGTCGATTTGGACGGCGCGCGCGATGGCCGACCCACGAACTTGCCAAGCGTGCAGGCAATACTTGCCGCGGTGGATGTGCCGTGCGAGCTAGGTGGCGGCATCCGCGACGAAGCCACGATTCGCACGTTGCTCCAGGCCGGCTTGTCGCGATTGGTGATCGGCACACGCGCGCTGCGCGAGCCCGAATGGTTCCGTGCTTTGTGTCGAGAGTTTCCCGGCCGGCTGGTGTTGGGAATCGATGCCCGGGATGGAAACGTTGCCACCGACGGCTGGCTCGCGACCAGCAGCGTGCCGGCCACGGATCTGGCGAGGCAATTCACGTCCGAGCCCGTCGCTGCGATCATCTACACAGATATCGCGGCCGACGGCATGTTGTGCGGACCAAATCTGTCCGCCATGGCCGAGATGCGCGACGCCACCAGTCTGCCGGTCGTTGCTTCCGGGGGCGTGCATACCGTCGATGATGTGTGCCGGCTGGCGGCCCTGCGCCTGGCAGGCTGTGTGATTGGCCGCGCTTTATACGACGCCAAGTTCACCGTGCGCGAGGCGCTGTCTGCTGCCGAAAGGAGGAGTACCGACAACTAG
- a CDS encoding protein arginine kinase gives MNVDFTSLARTSGEWLRGAGPEADIVMSSRIRLARNLADFPFISRANPGDRTEIERVLRERIVAIGDLGPLSFVDVNKLVALDRQFLVERQLISREHSEGDGPRGVVIAENEQISLMINEEDHLRIQVIQSGLNLQNAWETINRVDDLVEKQITYAFNEHLGYLTACPTNVGTGMRVSVMLHLPALVITRQIDKLFRSLQKISLAVRGLYGEGSQAMGDFYQISNQITLGRSEADLVKQVGDVIPTIIDYERKAREFLVRESHENLHDRVSRAYGILRTAQTISSEETMHLLSSVRMGVNLGLIHDLEIPTVNKLFIYTQPAHLQKITGGELDTADRNIERARYLRRLLNKEERGGDGVNQN, from the coding sequence GATATCGTCATGAGCAGTCGTATCCGGCTGGCGCGCAATCTGGCCGACTTTCCGTTCATCAGCCGCGCCAATCCTGGCGACCGCACCGAGATCGAGCGCGTGCTCCGCGAGCGGATCGTGGCTATCGGCGATTTGGGGCCGTTGTCGTTCGTCGACGTCAACAAGTTGGTCGCCTTGGATCGGCAGTTTCTCGTCGAGCGGCAGTTGATCAGCCGCGAGCATTCCGAAGGGGATGGACCGCGCGGCGTGGTGATTGCCGAGAACGAGCAAATCAGCCTGATGATCAACGAGGAAGATCACCTGCGAATCCAGGTAATCCAGAGCGGGCTGAACCTGCAGAACGCCTGGGAGACGATTAATCGCGTCGACGACCTGGTCGAAAAGCAAATCACCTATGCTTTCAACGAGCATCTGGGATATCTGACGGCCTGCCCTACGAATGTTGGCACCGGCATGCGCGTCAGCGTGATGCTGCACCTGCCGGCGCTGGTTATCACGCGACAGATCGACAAACTTTTCCGGTCGTTGCAAAAAATCAGCCTGGCCGTGCGTGGTCTATACGGCGAAGGATCCCAGGCCATGGGAGACTTCTACCAGATCAGCAACCAGATCACGCTGGGGCGGAGCGAAGCAGACCTCGTCAAGCAGGTCGGCGACGTAATCCCCACGATTATCGACTACGAGCGCAAGGCGCGCGAGTTTTTGGTTCGTGAAAGCCATGAAAATCTGCACGATCGGGTAAGTCGGGCCTATGGGATTTTGCGTACGGCGCAAACCATCAGCTCGGAAGAAACAATGCACTTGCTGTCGAGCGTGCGCATGGGGGTCAACCTAGGGCTGATCCACGATCTGGAAATCCCCACGGTCAACAAGCTCTTCATTTACACGCAGCCCGCCCACCTGCAGAAGATCACCGGGGGCGAGTTGGACACGGCCGACCGCAATATCGAGCGGGCCCGCTATCTGCGCCGCCTGTTGAACAAGGAAGAGCGCGGCGGCGACGGCGTGAACCAGAATTAG